From Elephas maximus indicus isolate mEleMax1 chromosome 25, mEleMax1 primary haplotype, whole genome shotgun sequence, the proteins below share one genomic window:
- the SPATA25 gene encoding spermatogenesis-associated protein 25 — translation MSYFRSPQTHLGFLPSGQGGAASPGSSLGLYSPAEPVVVAPGGRGPLSQKVEQLTPAAQAWGPALAMQEARGCPEGAGWEPLRRRKEYSPYCHRFPPMRQPESLGWEDGCSRGRVPQVGGPGRPRSLLLCGVSPGVLQVPSETGGQEASSQPDICILTLAMMIAGIPTVPVPGLREEDLIRAAQAFMMAHPEPEGAVEGMRWEQAPAHTASGQMPLVRPRRGPPPGSCL, via the coding sequence GTGGGGCTGCTTCTCCGGGCTCCTCCCTTGGCCTCTACAGCCCTGCAGAGCCAGTGGTGGTGGCCCCTGGTGGGCGGGGCCCACTGAGCCAGAAAGTTGAGCAGCTGACACCTGCTGCCCAGGcctggggcccagccctagccatGCAGGAAGCCAGGGGCTGCCCTGAAGGGGCTGGCTGGGAGCCACTGCGGAGGCGGAAGGAGTACAGCCCATACTGCCACAGATTCCCTCCCATGAGGCAGCCGGAGAGCttgggctgggaggatggctgttCCAGAGGCCGAGTGCCCCAGGTGGGTGGCCCCGGCCGGCCCAGGTCCCTGCTGCTGTGCGGGGTGTCACCAGGGGTTCTGCAGGTGCCCTCTGAGACAGGAGGGCAAGAGGCCAGCTCGCAGCCTGACATCTGCATCCTAACCTTGGCCATGATGATCGCTGGCATCCCCACCGTGCCTGTCCCAGGCCTGCGGGAAGAGGACCTGATCCGGGCAGCTCAAGCTTTCATGATGGCCCATCCAGAGCCAGAGGGAGCTGTGGAAGGCATGCGGTGGGAGCAGGCACCCGCCCACACGGCCTCTGGGCAGATGCCCCTAGTGAGACCCAGGAGGGGCCCACCTCCTGGCTCCTGCTTGTAG
- the ZSWIM3 gene encoding zinc finger SWIM domain-containing protein 3 isoform X2: MALTMLSEPPVKDPGPPMLLYQLSKTAQLETLNYQSCSMQGIFAQFPEILFIHRTYNPVGKVLYTFLVDGPQVRLEGALARAVYFAIPAKEDAEGLAQMFQVFKKFNPAWERVCTILVDPHFLLLPTLAMEFPAAEVLLSAFHICKFLQGKFYQLSLERPVEKVLLTALQSTMCSATAGNLRKLHALLSSCIPPAQLPELYSHWLLNDRIWLAHRWRSRAESSLYFQGLEVTTRTLSQFFSTPCVEQGMASLLQYMQQNSGDRAGFSLGLSPQSSATHLDSTPESPHVVQLVESHIQHSLSVICTEPAAQLCLGEFAVVQKSVHLIGSGSEKVNIQILEDTHRVQPQPPASCSCYFNQTFHLPCRHILATLNARHQVLQPDMLPAQWEAGRAASLEGILGSQWSETLEKRLAVAFLTEEVRRLLQHCSQEEFERRYNTLRELADSWIGPYEQVQV; the protein is encoded by the coding sequence ATGGCCCTGACCATGCTGAGTGAGCCCCCAGTTAAGGACCCAGGCCCACCCATGCTGCTGTACCAACTTAGCAAGACTGCCCAGTTAGAGACCCTCAATTACCAGAGCTGCTCTATGCAGGGCATTTTTGCCCAGTTCCCTGAGATCTTATTTATCCACCGGACCTATAACCCAGTAGGCAAGGTGTTATACACCTTCCTGGTAGACGGACCACAGGTACGGCTAGAGGGTGCCCTTGCCCGTGCAGTCTACTTTGCCATCCCTGCCAAGGAGGATGCTGAAGGCCTGGCCCAGATGTTCCAGGTGTTCAAGAAGTTTAACCCAGCGTGGGAGAGGGTCTGTACCATCCTAGTGGATCCCCACTTCCTCCTGCTGCCTACCCTGGCCATGGAGTTCCCTGCTGCTGAGGTCCTGCTCTCAGCCTTCCACATCTGTAAGTTCCTCCAGGGCAAGTTCTATCAACTGTCCCTTGAGCGGCCAGTGGAGAAGGTGCTCCTGACCGCCCTGCAGAGCACGATGTGCTCAGCCACTGCTGGCAACCTGAGGAAGTTGCACGCGCTCCTGAGCAGCTGCATCCCCCCGGCCCAGCTGCCCGAGCTCTACTCACACTGGCTGCTCAATGACCGCATCTGGCTGGCGCACCGCTGGCGGAGCCGCGCCGAGAGCAGCCTCTACTTCCAGGGCCTGGAGGTCACCACCCGCACCCTCAGCCAGTTCTTCAGCACCCCGTGTGTGGAACAAGGCATGGCCTCTCTGCTCCAATACATGCAGCAGAACTCTGGAGACAGGGCAGGCTTCAGCCTGGGTCTGAGCCCTCAGAGCAGTGCTACCCACTTAGACAGCACGCCTGAAAGCCCCCACGTAGTGCAGCTGGTAGAGTCCCACATCCAGCACTCCCTCAGTGTCATCTGCACGGAGCCAGCTGCACAGCTCTGCCTGGGCGAGTTTGCTGTCGTCCAGAAGTCTGTGCATCTCATTGGCTCTGGCTCAGAAAAGGTGAACATCCAGATCCTGGAGGACACCCACAGggtgcagccccagccccctgccaGCTGCAGCTGCTACTTCAACCAGACCTTCCACCTGCCCTGCCGCCACATCCTCGCCACACTCAATGCCCGCCACCAGGTGCTGCAGCCCGACATGCTGCCAGCTCAGTGGGAGGCAGGCCGTGCTGCCAGTCTAGAAGGCATCCTGGGCAGCCAGTGGAGCGAGACCCTGGAAAAGCGCCTGGCAGTGGCTTTCCTCACTGAAGAGGTCAGGCGGCTCTTGCAGCACTGTAGCCAGGAGGAGTTTGAGCGGCGATACAACACCCTGCGGGAACTTGCCGACAGCTGGATCGGCCCTTATGAGCAGGTCCAAGTCTGA
- the ZSWIM3 gene encoding zinc finger SWIM domain-containing protein 3 isoform X1 codes for MELGSCFKTYEDFKECFSAYKKENRCSFILRDCVSVRFHNLHHGTSIREDILYVQVKFVCIRTQSNRKRTSEADTCPAYLSLRYDEKLDRLFISGLNTKHVHGDSTTAGPGGDTTGKSQKTMRLQKPQPAWPPINKDLDAEKSPTEPSFCLDKVQVPPKHEQEGITPSDLASIAKVMKNFLRLDVGSMASLSVGNSQVLDRLSFQSSKMSDLFIRFPESLLLHRVENAQGHILYAFLVENKEREGRVVHFAVLKAETATSVAKMLNIFTEFNSDWPKVKVVFVDPSFPHRAILQEIFPAARILLSIYHTTRLLEKKLHRSSANASFKRLMKEALREAVFVTSEASLQNLSHMCQALLDKELFSFLQAHWFSCELLWYMHVRKGLHACNTYMDSLDVVTSKVSSLFREQQSLLDCILRFVDYMDLFNTKGLKNLPTVPPKPAPPKLKRARPASGMLPRSKKTLGTCGGKLPRPSWLPVAETKPDSQQPELRSSQGGMLATLHQSGSELAYKLCRSEWEVVENSTHLVEVVGSSVNVQLLEDSHQASKDGCSCSCSFQQRYHLPCRHILALLHTSQQPVSEAMVCSRWQKRYQHLLGPSGEFRDPILVPNTGQHENQGRNNMIKDLSRELANLLMQSEGPELEERCSTLRKIVDIWADPCQPPELRQQPRDFKDVGHLPFLWGKQEEGEGLLPAKP; via the coding sequence ATATGTGCAGGTGAAATTTGTCTGTATTCGGACCCAGTCAAACAGGAAGAGAACATCAGAGGCAGACACGTGCCCAGCATACTTGTCCCTGCGGTATGATGAGAAACTGGATAGACTGTTCATCAGTGGGCTAAACACTAAGCATGTACATGGCGACTCTACGACTGCAGGTCCTGGAGGAGATACCACTGGCAAATCTCAAAAGACAATGCGTCTGCAGAAACCCCAGCCAGCGTGGCCCCCAATCAACAAAGACCTTGACGCTGAGAAGTCCCCAACCGAACCATCATTTTGCTTAGATAAGGTTCAAGTGCCCCCAAAGCATGAGCAGGAGGGCATCACTCCTTCTGACCTGGCCAGTATAGCAAAAGTGATGAAGAACTTTCTCAGGTTAGATGTAGGCTCCATGGCCTCCCTTAGTGTGGGCAACAGCCAAGTCCTGGACCGACTCAGCTTCCAGAGCAGCAAGATGAGTGACCTGTTCATCCGTTTCCCAGAAAGTCTCCTGCTGCACCGGGTGGAGAACGCCCAGGGCCACATCCTCTATGCTTTCCTGGTGGAGAACAAGGAACGAGAGGGGCGAGTGGTACACTTTGCCGTGCTCAAGGCTGAGACCGCCACCTCCGTAGCCAAGATGCTGAACATCTTCACAGAGTTCAACTCCGACTGGCCCAAGGTCAAGGTGGTTTTTGTGGACCCATCCTTCCCTCACCGGGCCATCCTGCAGGAGATTTTCCCTGCTGCCCGCATCCTCCTTTCCATATACCACACGACCCGGCTGTTGGAGAAGAAGTTGCATCGTAGTTCAGCAAATGCGTCCTTTAAAAGGCTCATGAAGGAAGCCCTGCGGGAGGCTGTGTTTGTCACTTCAGAGGCCAGCCTGCAAAATCTCTCTCACATGTGCCAAGCCCTACTGGACAAGGAGCTCTTCAGCTTCCTGCAGGCCCACTGGTTCTCCTGTGAACTGCTGTGGTACATGCATGTCAGGAAGGGCCTGCACGCATGTAATACCTACATGGACAGCCTTGACGTCGTCACCAGCAAAGTGTCAAGCCTCTTCCGGGAACAGCAGTCCCTGCTGGACTGCATCCTGCGCTTTGTGGATTACATGGACTTGTTTAACACCAAAGGCTTGAAGAACTTGCCCACAGTTCCTCCCAAGCCAGCTCCTCCCAAGCTAAAGAGGGCCCGGCCAGCAAGTGGCATGCTGCCAAGGTCCAAGAAAACTTTGGGAACCTGTGGAGGGAAACTTCCTAGACCTTCCTGGCTCCCTGTGGCGGAGACAAAGCCAGACTCGCAGCAGCCAGAGCTGCGGTCTTCCCAGGGCGGCATGCTAGCCACTTTGCACCAGAGCGGCTCTGAGCTGGCCTATAAGCTGTGCCGTAGTGAGTGGGAGGTGGTAGAGAACTCCACCCACCTGGTAGAGGTGGTTGGCTCCTCAGTGAATGTTCAGCTGCTAGAGGATTCCCACCAGGCTAGCAAAGATGGCTGTAGCTGCAGCTGTTCCTTTCAGCAAAGGTACCACCTGCCATGCCGGCACATTTTGGCTCTGCTACACACCAGCCAGCAGCCCGTGAGTGAAGCCATGGTGTGCTCCCGGTGGCAGAAGAGGTACCAGCACCTCCTTGGGCCCAGTGGAGAATTTCGGGACCCTATTCTGGTCCCAAACACAGGTCAGCATGAGAACCAAGGACGGAACAacatgatcaaagacctaagcaggGAGCTGGCCAACCTGCTAATGCAGAGTGAAGGGCCAGAGCTGGAGGAGCGCTGCTCCACCCTGCGCAAGATAGTGGACATCTGGGCTGACCCCTGCCAACCTCCTGAGCTCAGGCAGCAACCTAGGGACTTCAAGGATGTGGGCCACCTCCCTTTCCTCTGGGGAAagcaggaggaaggggagggtctCCTTCCTGCTAAGCCATGA